In the Candidatus Neomarinimicrobiota bacterium genome, ACCGTTATTAATTTCATTCTGAAAAAGAGAGGAGAGCTGCGTTTAGGGAGGTGACTTTCGTCCACTATCTGCCCATCATCACGACGCTGATATCGTTACTGTTTTCAGCCGTAATTTACAGTCGTTACAGGCAGCGAGGCGGCATACATCTTCTCTGGTGGAGTTGGGGTGTACTGGTTTACGGGATGGGAACCTTTGCGGAAAGCTGGATCACTCTGCTCGGCTGGAATTTATTTATATTTAAATTCTGGTATATAGTCGGCGCACTCTTAGGGGGAGCTCCTCTTGCACAGGGAACGGTCTGGTTTTTGTTGAAACGTAAAGCTGCGATGCGGCTAACCGTTGCATTGGTCTCGTTTTTTCTGATCTCCTCGATATTCGTTATAATGAGCCCTGTCGTATATGAAAGCGTAGATCCCTTTTTGCCAAGCGGTAAGGCTTTTGAGTGGCAATGGGTGCGCGCGTTCAGTCCTTTTCTTAATATGTACGCAGTGATATTCCTCATCGGCGGCGCGATTATTTCAGCTAACCGCTACCGGAAACATATAAAGGACGAAAGTCTCAGCAGTCTAGTAGCGCATGACAGATTTATCGGAAACGTATTGATCGCCGTAGGAGCAATCCTCCCCGGCATAGGCGGCGCTTCGAGCCGGGCAGGTTATACGGAAGTTTTGTACATCGCGGAGCTGATAGGTATTATTCTCATCTGGGCAGGTTACTGGTACAATACGACAAAAAGAGATCAAAAGAAGGGGGATTTCCTGATTGAGAACGAGGCGGCTGTTCAATCAAATTAAATTTAGTCCACTTCGAAAGTATAACACCAGGCTTCTCCTTCCAAAACTAATTCTCCGTCATGCCTCTGGACTTTAACGTCGAGCTGTATAACGGGTTTGGAATCATGCACGCTTATTACCTCCGCAGTTGCGGTGATAGTGTCTCCGATATAAACAGGGGCGATAAATTTCCAGTTCTGGCTGAGAAAAACGGTGCCCGGACCCGGCATGTCCGTCGCCACAAGAGCATGCAGAAGTCCTGTCGTTAGTCCGCCCTGAACAACAAGTTTCCCGAATTTCGTTTTGCCGGCGAACTCTTCATCAAAATGGAGCGGATTGAAATCTCCTGTAAGTTCCGCAAATGTTTTTACATGTTCGGGAGTAAGCGTTATGCTTCGGTCAGCTTTCTGCCCTACGTGAATTTGCATCGTATGACTCCATCTGTTCTTATTATACCCGGATGACACGCAACGTGGTAATATCGTAAATCAGAGTATTCTTATTCAGTAGTTTGAAGTTTAATGCTGCGCCAAACTTTTTCCGGGGTAATCGGAAGAGACCTGATACGCGCTCTAACGGCATTATAAACAGCATTGGCAATAGCCGGCGCCGGTCCGCTGATAGGAACCTCAGCTACCGCCTTCGCCCCGTATGGTCCGGTCGGTTCTTCTGTTTCTACGAGCATCACCTTCATTTCAGGCATGTCGGATGCTCTTAATATGTTATAATCCCTGAACGACCTGAAGAGAGCCGATCCGTTATCGTCAAAAGGCATGAATTCCGACAGAGCGTATCCGATTCCCTGGGTAACCGCTCCGTCGACCTGTCCCTCGGCCATGTGCGGGTTGACGGCTACTCCGCAGTCAACTGCGGCGACAATCTTCAGGAGGCGGATTTCCCCTGTTTCGTTATCCACTTCAACGTCTGCGAAGACCGCGGAATAGGGAGGGGGAGATTCCGGGCTGACGTTGTTACCAATTGCCATGATCTGGAATTGATTATGCTGATACATCGAGTAAAGACAAATTTGCTCGAATGTAACCGTTTTTCCTTCAGGCGTACTGATTATTCCGTCCGCGCATATCAGTGTCGCCCGGTCGGCGTCCAACATCTCCGCGGC is a window encoding:
- a CDS encoding MaoC family dehydratase; the encoded protein is MQIHVGQKADRSITLTPEHVKTFAELTGDFNPLHFDEEFAGKTKFGKLVVQGGLTTGLLHALVATDMPGPGTVFLSQNWKFIAPVYIGDTITATAEVISVHDSKPVIQLDVKVQRHDGELVLEGEAWCYTFEVD